From the genome of Pseudonocardia sp. EC080619-01:
TCGGCTCCCAGCCCGATCTCGAGGTCGTCGCCGAGGCCGGGGACGGCGCGGAGGCACTCGCCGCCGCCCGGGCCCAGGCGCCCGACGTCGTGCTGATGGACATCCGGATGCCCGGCACCGACGGCCTCACCGCCACCCGGGAGATCACCGGCGACCCGGGCCTGAGCGGGACGAGGGTGATCGTCCTGACGACCTTCACCGACGACTCGTACGTGTTCGAGGCGATCCGTGGCGGCGCCAGCGGGTTCCTGGTGAAGGACTCCGAACCGGCCGACCTGATCCACGCGATCCGGATCGTGCACGGCGGCGAGGCGCTGCTCGCGCCGGCCGTGACCCGCACCCTGATCGCCGAGTTCGCCGCCCGGAGCCGCGGCGGCCCGGCCGCGTCGCCCCGGCTGGACGCGCTCACCGAACGGGAG
Proteins encoded in this window:
- a CDS encoding response regulator transcription factor, translating into MIRVLLADDQALVRSGFRALLGSQPDLEVVAEAGDGAEALAAARAQAPDVVLMDIRMPGTDGLTATREITGDPGLSGTRVIVLTTFTDDSYVFEAIRGGASGFLVKDSEPADLIHAIRIVHGGEALLAPAVTRTLIAEFAARSRGGPAASPRLDALTEREREVLAEVAAGLSNDEIAGRLHMSPTTAKTHVSRTMTKLGARDRAQLVVVAYESGLVRPGWTG